From Pseudomonas sp. CCI4.2, one genomic window encodes:
- a CDS encoding PA3371 family protein, producing MSKYALSFLILTVMALAFDISLPYDENVASLVLKIATGTFFILFIAALVVGRRIKFDPLLR from the coding sequence ATGTCAAAATATGCCCTGTCGTTTCTAATCTTGACGGTGATGGCACTCGCATTCGACATTTCACTCCCTTACGACGAAAACGTAGCGAGTCTGGTGTTAAAAATTGCCACGGGCACCTTTTTTATTCTGTTTATCGCAGCCTTGGTGGTGGGACGCAGGATCAAGTTTGATCCGCTGCTCCGGTAG
- a CDS encoding Arc family DNA-binding protein has product MSPMKQAIYSSRTADKFVVRLPDGMRDRVYQVAKNHHRSMNSEIIARLEQSLIQEGALGDEPSLRLDSPELSLHERELLQRFRQLSHRQQNALVSLIAHDNELAADDES; this is encoded by the coding sequence ATGAGCCCTATGAAACAGGCTATTTATTCCAGCCGAACGGCTGATAAATTTGTTGTTCGACTACCTGATGGCATGCGTGATCGCGTCTATCAAGTAGCAAAAAATCATCACCGCAGCATGAATTCCGAAATCATTGCTCGTCTCGAGCAGAGTTTAATTCAGGAAGGCGCTTTGGGCGATGAGCCTAGCTTACGCCTTGACAGCCCTGAGCTGTCCTTGCATGAGCGCGAATTACTTCAACGGTTTCGTCAACTTTCACACCGTCAACAGAACGCACTTGTTTCGTTGATTGCTCATGACAATGAGCTGGCTGCAGACGACGAGTCCTGA
- a CDS encoding nitrate/sulfonate/bicarbonate ABC transporter ATP-binding protein: MNTFTEHTGVPREIYSLSEVSRSFGKGKDELQVLSNVDLTLREGEIVGMLGRSGSGKSTLLRVIAGLIEPSSGEVRYNGELLNGPAEGVAMVFQTFALFPWLTVLENVEAGLQALQVEPKESRKRALAAIDLIGLDGFENAYPRELSGGMRQRVGFARGLVVNPTLLLMDEPFSALDVLTAETLRSDLLDLWSGKQLPIKSILIVTHNIEEAVLMCDRILVLSSNPGRVVAQIKVPFGHPRNRLDPTFRHMVDDIYALMTHRRSADATAGKAELQMGSPLPDVSTNLMAGLIEALAAEPYHGHAGLPQISARLLLEVDDLFPVAEMLEYLGFAELKGADITLTETGKLFAEYGTQERKKVFAEHLVKHVPLAARIRQVLQERNGHWAPRVRFEQELEDSLNESIAKETLDSVISWGRYAEIFSYNDHTETFSLEDMEGSL; this comes from the coding sequence ATGAATACTTTCACCGAACACACTGGCGTACCACGCGAAATTTACTCTCTGAGCGAAGTCAGTCGCAGTTTTGGCAAAGGCAAAGATGAGTTGCAGGTACTTAGCAACGTTGACCTGACCCTGCGCGAAGGCGAAATCGTTGGCATGTTGGGCCGTTCCGGGTCCGGAAAGTCGACGCTGCTGCGGGTTATCGCCGGGCTGATCGAGCCGTCATCTGGAGAGGTCCGCTATAACGGTGAGCTGTTGAACGGCCCTGCGGAAGGCGTGGCCATGGTTTTTCAGACCTTTGCGCTGTTCCCGTGGCTGACCGTATTGGAAAACGTCGAGGCCGGTCTTCAGGCGTTGCAGGTAGAGCCCAAGGAGTCGCGTAAACGCGCGCTGGCCGCGATTGACTTGATTGGTCTCGACGGTTTTGAAAACGCCTACCCGCGAGAATTGTCGGGGGGGATGCGCCAGCGCGTGGGTTTTGCCCGTGGTCTGGTGGTGAATCCGACCTTGTTGCTGATGGACGAACCGTTCTCGGCACTGGACGTGTTGACTGCTGAAACACTGCGGTCCGATTTGCTGGATCTGTGGAGCGGCAAGCAACTGCCGATCAAATCCATCCTGATCGTGACCCACAACATCGAAGAAGCCGTGTTGATGTGCGACCGCATTCTGGTCCTGTCATCGAATCCCGGTCGGGTCGTGGCGCAAATCAAAGTGCCGTTTGGCCATCCGCGTAACCGCCTGGACCCGACGTTTCGGCACATGGTCGACGACATTTACGCCTTGATGACCCACCGTCGTAGTGCGGATGCCACTGCGGGTAAAGCCGAACTTCAGATGGGCAGTCCGTTGCCGGATGTTTCCACTAACCTGATGGCGGGCCTGATCGAGGCGCTGGCGGCTGAGCCTTACCACGGCCACGCGGGATTGCCGCAAATCTCTGCGCGGTTGCTGCTGGAGGTCGATGATTTGTTTCCGGTGGCAGAAATGCTTGAGTACTTGGGCTTCGCCGAACTCAAGGGCGCGGACATCACGCTGACAGAAACAGGGAAATTATTCGCTGAGTACGGCACACAGGAGCGCAAAAAGGTTTTTGCCGAACACCTCGTCAAGCATGTGCCACTGGCTGCCCGCATACGGCAGGTACTGCAAGAGCGAAACGGGCATTGGGCGCCGCGTGTGCGTTTTGAGCAGGAACTGGAAGACTCGCTCAACGAGTCCATCGCGAAAGAAACGCTCGACAGCGTCATCAGTTGGGGACGATACGCAGAGATTTTCTCGTACAACGACCACACTGAGACGTTCAGCTTGGAAGACATGGAAGGCAGCTTATAA